The Leptospira andrefontaineae genome has a segment encoding these proteins:
- a CDS encoding MBOAT family O-acyltransferase, producing MLFNSAHFLVFLPIVLILAKILKGTYQRAFLLLASLYFYNAWHPASIACNDIRTSTWYENWIDLSFCNFNINLYIIILIVSMIVDYVAGRLMSGEGVSEKFRRLCLVASLITNLGILAYFKYTNFLLEVFADLFNQISTGAPLKIEHLKIILPVGISFYTFQSMSYTIDVFRRNLEARKSFLDFALYVSFFPQLVAGPIVRAHTFFRDLDDTPKVTAEDVQIAFAQILMGFTRKIVFADNLAKVVDFTFNNYKILNPAEIWVGAMAFGWQIYFDFAGYTDIAIGTARLFGYKFDPNFNFPMVARNIADHWSRWHISFSTWIRDYIYIPLGGSRVGVLKGYRNLFITWLFAGIWHGAAYHFVGWGLWQGVMLGIHREYSKTKIAAWLNEKGGLSYDIGARIFTMFCLSFGFILFRAKTMKAAWAMMKSLVFVVPGGIYSVKTFVNYDYGILLVICFILSYYFSRNPIETIVENKKKFGVFVTANLFIILFFGAGGQNFLYFDF from the coding sequence ATGCTGTTCAATTCAGCCCATTTTCTCGTATTTTTGCCGATCGTTTTGATCCTAGCAAAAATCCTAAAAGGTACATACCAAAGGGCTTTCCTTCTTCTTGCCAGTCTCTATTTTTATAACGCTTGGCATCCTGCTTCTATAGCATGTAACGATATCAGAACCTCTACTTGGTACGAGAACTGGATCGATCTATCCTTCTGTAATTTTAATATTAACTTATATATCATCATTCTGATCGTTTCCATGATCGTGGACTATGTAGCGGGAAGATTGATGAGTGGCGAAGGAGTTTCTGAAAAATTCAGAAGACTCTGCTTAGTAGCTTCCTTGATTACGAATCTTGGGATCTTAGCTTATTTCAAATATACAAATTTCCTTTTGGAAGTTTTTGCAGATCTATTCAATCAGATCTCCACCGGTGCACCTCTTAAGATAGAACATTTAAAGATCATTCTTCCTGTTGGTATTTCATTTTATACATTCCAGTCCATGAGTTATACTATCGATGTATTCCGCAGGAACTTGGAGGCTCGCAAGTCCTTCTTAGACTTTGCATTGTATGTTTCCTTCTTCCCTCAATTGGTCGCGGGACCAATCGTTCGTGCCCACACTTTTTTCAGGGATTTAGATGATACTCCTAAAGTTACGGCAGAAGATGTTCAGATCGCTTTTGCACAGATCTTAATGGGATTCACTAGAAAGATCGTATTTGCGGATAACTTAGCGAAAGTTGTAGACTTTACATTCAATAATTATAAAATTCTAAACCCTGCCGAGATCTGGGTAGGAGCAATGGCTTTCGGTTGGCAGATCTATTTCGACTTTGCGGGATATACTGATATCGCAATCGGAACTGCGAGACTTTTCGGGTATAAATTTGATCCTAACTTCAATTTTCCGATGGTTGCCAGAAATATCGCGGATCACTGGTCCCGTTGGCATATTTCCTTCTCTACTTGGATCAGAGACTATATTTATATTCCTCTAGGCGGTTCTCGAGTTGGAGTATTAAAAGGATACAGAAACCTTTTTATTACTTGGTTATTCGCGGGAATCTGGCACGGAGCAGCTTACCACTTCGTTGGGTGGGGACTTTGGCAAGGTGTCATGTTAGGTATTCATAGAGAATATTCTAAAACCAAAATTGCTGCCTGGCTGAATGAAAAAGGAGGTTTAAGCTACGATATCGGAGCTCGAATCTTTACTATGTTCTGTCTTTCCTTTGGATTCATTTTATTTCGCGCAAAAACAATGAAGGCTGCTTGGGCAATGATGAAGTCTCTCGTATTCGTAGTGCCAGGCGGAATCTATTCGGTTAAAACATTCGTAAATTACGATTATGGAATATTACTCGTGATCTGTTTCATTCTTTCTTATTATTTCTCCCGAAACCCGATAGAAACAATCGTGGAAAACAAGAAAAAGTTCGGGGTATTCGTTACAGCGAATCTATTTATCATTCTGTTCTTCGGAGCAGGAGGCCAAAACTTCCTGTATTTCGATTTCTAA
- a CDS encoding SGNH/GDSL hydrolase family protein, whose protein sequence is MNPYISLIRQRSFWIPILVLALFDLCLQTGVYRPYLKKGSFAANVIRNTDYVLEKKAEFEPTILLLGTSVAHQGLSLKTLNETLEPYGEKIQSIAMEGTELVVQDSLVRNLLPKFPKVHTVLHILEISTPWVDQEDLQIHTLAMLGELDRRVAFPLIYEFNYNVRYDDLGFLAFKSIAYRRDIRDFILDPSKRLKDISRRKKEAKLTPWPHENTNLPSISMFPEVKDIKSCLKITNPGNGIAAPEGSDQFHKKAIWDTCGLGERTPVKVERTKQVNNYFHRLKILHNDIRQVGSKNGQNIKIIGVIAPYSEIIRNWRSPDRNRIWVEEIQKIDPTTVLLDYQASLDGENNGDYYYDLIHLNKAGMEKFSAIFTADLPSILGLTRKK, encoded by the coding sequence ATGAATCCGTATATCAGTTTGATCCGTCAGAGAAGTTTTTGGATACCAATTTTAGTATTGGCTTTATTCGATCTGTGCCTACAAACAGGAGTTTATAGGCCTTATCTTAAAAAGGGGTCCTTTGCGGCGAACGTTATCCGAAACACTGATTATGTTTTAGAAAAGAAAGCAGAATTCGAACCTACGATACTTCTTCTTGGGACCTCAGTCGCTCACCAAGGACTTTCTCTCAAAACTTTAAATGAAACTCTGGAACCTTATGGAGAAAAGATCCAATCCATCGCAATGGAAGGGACCGAGTTAGTAGTACAGGACTCACTTGTACGTAACCTTCTTCCTAAATTCCCTAAAGTACATACCGTTCTACATATACTCGAGATCTCTACTCCTTGGGTGGATCAAGAAGATCTACAAATCCATACTCTAGCAATGCTCGGAGAGTTGGATAGAAGAGTGGCATTTCCTCTAATTTACGAATTCAATTATAATGTGCGTTATGATGATCTTGGATTTTTAGCGTTTAAGAGTATCGCATATAGAAGAGACATCCGCGACTTCATACTAGATCCTTCCAAACGTTTAAAAGATATTAGTAGAAGGAAAAAAGAAGCTAAACTCACTCCTTGGCCTCATGAGAATACGAACCTGCCTAGTATCAGTATGTTCCCGGAAGTAAAAGATATCAAATCCTGTTTGAAGATCACTAATCCTGGAAATGGTATCGCTGCTCCTGAAGGTTCCGACCAATTCCATAAAAAAGCAATCTGGGACACCTGCGGTTTAGGGGAAAGAACTCCTGTAAAAGTAGAAAGGACCAAACAGGTAAATAACTACTTCCATAGGTTAAAAATTTTGCATAATGATATTCGCCAGGTCGGTTCAAAGAATGGGCAGAATATCAAGATCATTGGAGTGATCGCACCTTATAGTGAAATTATTAGAAATTGGAGAAGCCCCGACAGAAATCGTATCTGGGTAGAAGAGATTCAAAAGATTGATCCAACCACTGTTCTACTTGATTACCAAGCTAGCCTAGATGGGGAGAATAATGGGGATTATTATTACGATCTAATCCATTTGAATAAAGCCGGTATGGAAAAATTCTCTGCGATATTCACTGCTGACTTACCTTCCATTCTAGGATTAACTCGGAAAAAATAA
- a CDS encoding MBOAT family O-acyltransferase, whose translation MIFTSTLFFVFFLIVYILYWSWDSRKYREWILLIASLVFYASWNPPFLLHLLGIVFLNYLFLKPIARTKSKKLLTIIVLIDLINLGIFKYFYFVSDNLFYVTNLSLFNTSTFSFRIILPLAISFYTFQVMAFVIDVYRGKVEELPNFFHFTLFLLFFPQLVAGPIMRAKDFFPRLEHLRIHKTAIFTGLFLIGLGACKKILIADNLGSLIDPVFLRPREYGSGSLLLATIGFTWQVYSDFSGYTDVAKGCALLFGFNIPRNFNAPFFSKNIHELWRKWHITLGTWLKDYIYIPLGGSRGSEARTNINQTITFALGGLWHGANWTFLAWGLSHGLFLFVERTFERKGIKILPEVGKFFTGIRIFWTYSLFTLAGVFFRTINISDSFYFFESWFYHIRPEQANILSFNLVIPYIIGGIIFHAAEAPKHYPLWFQRNRTKLLLAFLLIGALIFGNYAGKGQDFIYFAF comes from the coding sequence ATGATCTTTACCTCGACTTTATTTTTCGTATTCTTCCTGATCGTTTATATTCTGTACTGGTCTTGGGATAGCCGTAAGTATAGAGAATGGATCTTATTAATTGCATCCTTAGTATTTTACGCATCTTGGAATCCGCCTTTTCTTTTACATTTATTAGGGATCGTATTCTTAAATTATCTTTTTCTTAAGCCGATCGCTAGGACAAAAAGCAAAAAGTTACTTACTATCATCGTCTTGATAGACCTGATTAATTTAGGAATATTCAAATATTTCTATTTCGTATCCGACAATCTTTTCTACGTCACAAACTTATCTCTGTTCAACACGAGCACATTCTCTTTTAGGATCATCCTTCCTTTAGCGATCAGCTTTTATACATTCCAAGTAATGGCGTTCGTGATAGATGTATATCGAGGAAAAGTAGAAGAGCTTCCGAACTTCTTCCATTTCACTTTATTCTTATTATTCTTTCCTCAATTGGTCGCAGGACCTATTATGAGGGCGAAAGATTTTTTCCCAAGACTGGAACATTTAAGAATCCATAAAACTGCGATCTTTACGGGATTATTCCTGATAGGACTCGGAGCATGTAAGAAAATCCTAATTGCAGACAATTTAGGCAGTTTGATCGATCCTGTATTTTTAAGACCGAGAGAATACGGAAGCGGATCTTTACTTTTAGCAACAATAGGATTCACATGGCAGGTGTATTCAGACTTCTCCGGATACACTGATGTAGCCAAAGGTTGCGCTTTATTATTTGGATTTAATATTCCAAGAAACTTCAACGCCCCATTCTTCAGTAAGAATATACATGAACTTTGGAGAAAATGGCATATCACCTTGGGCACTTGGCTTAAAGATTATATCTATATTCCTTTGGGAGGAAGTAGAGGCTCGGAAGCCAGAACCAATATCAACCAAACAATCACATTCGCTTTGGGCGGTTTATGGCATGGTGCCAACTGGACTTTCTTAGCCTGGGGACTCTCTCATGGACTGTTCTTGTTTGTGGAAAGAACCTTCGAAAGAAAGGGGATCAAGATACTGCCAGAAGTCGGAAAGTTTTTCACGGGAATACGGATCTTTTGGACCTATTCTCTATTTACTCTTGCAGGAGTATTCTTCCGAACTATTAATATAAGTGATTCTTTTTACTTTTTCGAAAGTTGGTTCTATCATATACGCCCAGAACAAGCCAATATACTTTCTTTCAATTTAGTAATTCCTTATATTATCGGTGGAATTATTTTCCATGCGGCAGAAGCGCCTAAACATTACCCACTTTGGTTCCAAAGAAATAGGACCAAACTTTTACTTGCCTTCCTTTTGATCGGAGCCTTGATCTTTGGAAATTACGCGGGCAAGGGACAAGACTTTATTTACTTTGCATTTTAG
- a CDS encoding DUF1574 family protein, which produces MKRIPLLYRKILWIPIGIAALLLVWDRILSSEKVRPYTETGAEYYFYNMKDKVLSAMKKETDSKKEDQKVLTFFGTSHMGEFSLVEFEKESPGLIVYNLSGPSAPYSFHNFTLEKLLSRKIPLDYAILEYYPDSGTDFANRYPLRYSYDFPFFLRYWNIFSTNEWDSFLKAKVFHTSVFPPRFKEAFSRINNPLEVMQLMYVRDILINESDKFKGGIPNGLLANTPEDKLGSESDRIFNESYKNFKSSKVQEYFLRNFLKTARENHIKVVLWTPLLYSTFSEKVRSAPFFQEWIDLRNKLIQEYPETLVLDMEEYRSRMKCQKFIDPHHLSGGCYAEPTRFLVEFLQEKGNLPKVR; this is translated from the coding sequence ATGAAAAGAATTCCTTTGTTATATCGCAAAATTCTTTGGATCCCTATCGGGATAGCCGCCCTACTTCTCGTATGGGACAGGATACTTTCTTCCGAGAAGGTCAGACCTTATACAGAAACAGGTGCAGAATATTATTTTTATAATATGAAGGATAAGGTTCTTTCTGCCATGAAGAAAGAAACCGATTCCAAAAAAGAAGACCAAAAGGTCCTCACTTTTTTCGGAACTTCTCATATGGGAGAATTCTCGCTAGTAGAGTTTGAAAAAGAAAGTCCGGGCTTGATTGTATATAATCTTTCTGGACCTTCTGCTCCTTATTCTTTCCATAATTTTACTTTGGAAAAACTACTATCTAGAAAAATCCCTTTAGATTACGCGATTTTAGAATATTATCCTGATTCCGGGACGGATTTCGCAAACAGATATCCATTACGTTATTCTTATGATTTCCCATTCTTCTTAAGATATTGGAATATATTTTCTACAAATGAATGGGATAGTTTTTTAAAAGCGAAAGTGTTCCACACTTCTGTATTTCCTCCCAGATTCAAAGAAGCATTTTCTAGGATCAATAATCCTTTGGAAGTCATGCAGCTTATGTATGTTCGTGATATTTTGATCAACGAATCGGACAAGTTTAAAGGTGGAATTCCAAATGGACTTCTGGCGAATACTCCGGAAGATAAACTAGGTTCTGAGTCAGACAGAATTTTTAATGAATCTTATAAGAACTTCAAAAGTTCCAAAGTACAGGAATACTTCCTTAGGAATTTCCTGAAAACCGCAAGAGAGAATCATATTAAAGTAGTCTTATGGACTCCTTTATTATATTCCACATTCTCCGAAAAAGTAAGATCCGCACCATTCTTCCAAGAATGGATAGATTTACGTAACAAACTCATCCAAGAATATCCGGAAACTTTGGTATTAGATATGGAAGAATATCGTTCAAGAATGAAATGCCAAAAGTTTATCGATCCTCACCATCTTAGCGGTGGATGTTATGCGGAACCGACTAGATTTTTAGTGGAATTTTTGCAGGAAAAGGGAAATCTTCCTAAAGTAAGATGA
- a CDS encoding nucleotide pyrophosphohydrolase, with the protein MNFDEAQKTVDDWIKTIGVKYFSELTNLAILMEEVGEFSRLVARKYGDQSFKKGEDPEGLSKELGDILFVLTCLANQMGISMEEAFKATLEKNTTRDKDRHKNNPKLKDL; encoded by the coding sequence ATGAACTTCGACGAAGCCCAAAAGACGGTAGATGATTGGATCAAAACCATCGGGGTTAAATATTTTTCAGAACTTACAAACCTAGCAATCTTAATGGAAGAAGTAGGAGAATTCTCCCGCTTAGTCGCAAGAAAATACGGAGACCAATCTTTCAAAAAGGGAGAAGATCCGGAAGGTTTATCCAAGGAGCTAGGAGATATACTTTTTGTTCTGACCTGTTTGGCAAACCAAATGGGGATTTCAATGGAAGAAGCTTTTAAAGCCACCTTGGAAAAGAACACTACCAGAGACAAGGATCGTCATAAGAACAATCCCAAGTTAAAAGATCTTTAA